In Chelonia mydas isolate rCheMyd1 chromosome 7, rCheMyd1.pri.v2, whole genome shotgun sequence, the sequence CCCCCATAACATGGCAGGGCGGTGGCGCGTCTCTGGGATCCCCCAATATTGTGGCAGGGCCGTGGCTGGGGGGCATCTCTGGGATCCCCCAATACCACTGTGGCAAGGCCGTGGCCAGGGACGTGTCTCTGCCCTACCCCATAACGTGCCAGGAGCATGACCACAGACatgtctctgccccccccaccccctaacaTGGTGGGGCCGTGACGCTGGCAAGTTTCCCTGAGAGCAGCCCTTCCCTTCAGTCCCTGTCCCTGCCTGGGGGTGCCGAGGGCTGCAGAGGCCCCGGCCTGGTGCTGGGCACATGGTGACACCCTCCTGTCCTCGGCAGTGACTGGCGAGCTCCGCAACACCTACGAACTGGACCTGCAGCGTTCCCCAGAAGTGGCGCACACCCAGCTGCTGGTGCGGGCCTACGACATGCTGCACCCCAGCGACAGCGACATCATGGGCCTCAACATCACCGTGCTCCCCACCAACACACTggcaccccactgctcccctgccgTCTTGCTGTAAggctctctgcccccaccctccagcatggctgggagccagattctgccccgGGTTCtgccccggctctgggagggcagtgaggcctagtgggtgggggttgcaggggcatggagccaggaatcctgggttctatccccagctgtgACACACTCTACCTTGCAACGTTGGCCAGGTCCCTGTAGCTCCCCTTGCGGAAGGGGCTGCTGCCCCTGGGGCACAGTGAGATCCTAGCTGCAggtggccctggctaaagtgtcATGCAGACGGACTCTGAGTGCTGGCCGCAGCGTGGCAAGGCTGCAGGGGGCACGCCTGGCACAAGGGCAGGAGAGAGTCCCCCTCCCTTTGCCCAAGTCCTGTTGGCCCCTTCCCCCACTGGTTACCCCTGCCCTCCTTCTGCCAGGGCTCAAGTACCTGAGGACACCCCCATCGGCTGGACTCTCGCGATGCTGACATGCACGGACCCAGATGCCAGCAACAGCTCCCTGCGCTACCAGGTGGAGGGTGACCAGCGCTCGCGCTACAGCTTCCGCATGCAGGGCCCACAGCTGCAGGTGAGCCCAGCGGACAGGGGCAGGGCACACCCGACCAGTGCCAGCGCCTTCTGCAGCCAGCAGGGCACCATGGGGCACTGCTGGGGCCTGGTCTGTGGGATCCAGACTGCCCCACCTGGCAACccgcagggagcccagctgtgaaCTGCCTGggctctatccccagctctgggagggggatgggggctagtggttagaactgggggagtggggctgggagccaggcctcctggactctatccccagctctggaaggggagtgcgggctagtggttagagtggggagggaaggggcctgggagccaggacacggggttctctccccagcaggGCTCATGTGCGGTTCAGGGGGAGGCATGGGGTGGCAAGGCTCAGTGGGCAGCCCTGGCTGTGGGAGTTTCAGTGTCCAACCCCTGCAAATCCGAGCTGCCTGGGTTTGAATCCCGCAGGTCAACGAGACCCTGGACTACGACTCAGCTGCCAGTGCCCGCTTCCAGTACGTGGCCACCATCCTGGTGACGGACAACGGGCAGCCCCCCCTGAGCAGTGAGTACCCCCGCTCTGCTGACCCCCGGCCTGGCCCAGGCCCCTCAGTCCAGTCgtacaggcagggcaggggcagtgggtgCTGGGCAGCTCCAGGCATCTGAGGGCAGCACCAATCCCAGTGTAACCCTTAGCCAGAAGGTGCAGCCATAGGGGACACAACTTCCAGAATACAATGGGGTCGCAAGGCCCCTCTTTACTGCCCACGGAGCTGTCAGCAAGAAACACCCTTTCCAGCCCCCAAGAGCCCAgcccgggtgtgtgtgtgtgggggggttgttcCCCTCCATTCCCAGacagcccccccatccctcccctatCCCCAGACAACCCGGCCCCAGGGGATGGTCCCCCACATCCCCAGACAGTCTGGCCTGGGGGGGCTGATCTACCCACCGACCCCAGACAGGTCAGCCCCTGGGGGCTGGTCCCCTCACATAGCCCGGCCCCCGGGAGCtgtttcctccccatccccagacagcctggcccTGGAGGCTGGTCCTCTCTGTCACGGAGTcactgggcaatgctctggaactactccctgtgaaaccagtcaggactctgggggactCTCTTCTCTCTGACCATACTGTCTCCCGGGCAAGAAGTTTACCCAGTTTTgaccttcctggatctgacctcggagcattaaGCATCCTCTTCCACACCGTGCttttcccacagcgagtctgcccatgcagagctcctggggaagccagacggccctgcaccccaactccgcagtcagacgtgactctcagccaacatgtagaacagaaggtttattagtcgacaggaacacagtgtagaacagaacttgttagcacagaaatcagtgactttcagccaagtccatcttggggagtcctgggcctcctcctcccctttgtcCTGCTTCCTGGGTAAAAGGTGTCACCTGGTGGCGCCCCCTTCCTGGGTCCCAGGTTACGAAGGGCACTGGTCATAGCATatatgcaggcagctggagcagccttaCCTGCCCCACaggtctcagccaaagtcacagacccctattcccaccaccgaggtattggtgcagcacacagggaaactgaggcacacacagtattcatgcaaaacagtaaaactcacataagctcaacagtaagactcacaCACAACAGAACAAGGGAaaaccccacttcgtcacaccctccatccccagacaaCCCGGCCCCACGTAGTTGATCCTCCCTGGCCTCTGTGATGCAGCCCATGTGCCCGTGCTGGTGACGGTGACTCCGAAGAACGAGCACTCACCTGCGTGCCCAGCCAGTGCCATGTTCAGTGTGCCAGAGGATGCTGCCTTCGGCGACACAGTGGGCCGGGTGAATGGCACAGACCTTGACTACCCCTTCGACAACATTGAGTATAGCATTGCTGGGGGCACTGGCGCCAGCCCGCCTGCCTTCTACGTTGGCCCCCGGACCGGTAAGCCACCATGCCAGTCTGCATGGGCCTGTGCTAGCCTCTCCACCTGTTCCTGAGCCTgttcccctgctccccgccccgtTACCACTGCACCCGCCCCcattacccctcccccaccctgccccttacTCCTCCAACCACCCCcattaccccacccccaccctgccctgcccctgttaCCCCTCCACCCGCCCCATTACTCCATCCCTGTCCTGACCCAATTACCCCCCTCACCTTGTCCTGCCCCTGTTACCCCTCCACCCGCCCCCGTTACTCCATCCCCGCCCTGACCCCAttaccccaccctgccctgcccccgttgCCCCACTCCACCCTAACTCcattaccccacccccaccatgccctgctcccacccccattACCCCACCCACCCGTTTTCCCTCCACCCGCCCCCGTTACTCCATCCCCGCCCTTACCCCACAACCACACTTACCCCTCCactgctcccccaccctgccctccaggcagccccctccccacctgacCCTAGCCTGGACCCTGAGTCCCTCTCTTGAGGAGCCCAGGCTGTGGGTGTCTCCCCAGGATGTTTCTGCATTGCTGCTTCTATGTCATGCAGGTGAAATTCACGTGCTCAGTCCCCTGGACTACGAGAGCAAGCAGGTCTATATCCTGACCGTGCAGCTGCGGGACATGGCCAATGATGCAGACCCACATCACCAGCGCAGTGCACTGTGTGACATCACCATCCAAGTGCAGGTGATGCTCCGCTGCGCGCTTCCTGGCCAGCCCCGGGGCCGGTCCCACAATGCATGTGCACCAGGGGTCTGGTTAAGTTTACTCAGGCCACCTTAACTCAGGCGTTCCCTAATTCTGGAGCGCTTGGCTCTGCCAGCTCAGCATGTCCTCGACCTGGCGGTTCGGTCTGTGCCATTCCAAGGATTTGACAGGAGAAAACAGATCAAATCCCGTGCAGGTATCTGCTAGGAGCCCTGGATGCCTGGGTTCAGCCCCTGGCCACAGGAGGGCAGTGTGCTCTTTATTAGCACAGGGGTGCTTTGCCTTTCCACAGTGCtcaggtgtggggggtgggggtggttctGCGGAAGCCTCCCTGGTTATCCCTCGAATCAGCCCACTCTTCCCATGAGCCATGACAGCAGCCAGGCACCTAGAGCCCTGGCGTCCCTGGCCAACCCTGCCAAAGGCCCAGCCAGGAGCCCTTTGTAAGCCTATGCCCAGTGCGCAGGGGGGCTCTCGGACTCGCCCGCCTCCTGAAGTGGAGGGATGAGGCTCTGCCATGTGGCTGTGATGGGAACCCCGGTGGGTGGAGGGGCCAGACCAGGCTGGTGATGAGGCTgcaggaggctgtgttggtgctGTGCAGGGATGGGCTCTTCACAGCTTCGGGGCCCAGCCCACCCAGTCTATtagcagccagctccccagctctgaccAGAGACAGAGAGCAGCAtggggcccctctgccccccacggTGGGCTTGACagaagctggggggcagggaagaagcaGCCCATGGGCACTGTGCCATCCACAGCTCTTCGGTGGAACAAATAGAAACATGGGTTACAGGCTGCTACCggcgtggccctgcccacacccaCTGGCAATGGGGCTGCCCCTGGGGTGCCGCAGGATGCTGCCCagtgtggccctgcccatgcccaCCGGCAATGGGGCTGCCCCTGGGGTGCCGCAGGGTGCTGCCCAGTGCGGCCCTGCCTGTGCccaccagcaatggggctcccaccccacctccctcctCTAGCACAGATCTGCCTGGCAGGAGTGAGAGGTGAATCCAAGCTGGTTGCGAGCACAGTATAGGGTTGTGACACACACGGTACTGCTCTGGccctgccagcagagggcagtgcccTGGCTTAGCGTGCTATCACTGGGATGTCATGCTGCCCTGGTGCCCAGGTCCTGTCCTGCTGTCTAGTTCGCAGGAAGGAGAGCTGGGAATGTGCCTGGCTCAGGGATGGCCCATTGCCCTGGCCCGGGGCTGACCTGCCTAACCTGGGGAACTCTGATCCCGCCCTGGGCCCCGAGTGCCACTGCAATGCCACCCACGCCACAGCCCTGGGGTGGCTGTTCCCAGCACAGGCCTCCGTGTGCCCCCAGGACACCAACGACCAGCCCCCGCGCTGCATGCCCCCCTTCCAGGAGTTCTTCATCTACTCCACCCGGgatcccagcctgcccctcacGCAGTTGCAGTGCTCCGACAAGGATGAGAGCACCATGCTGCCCCTGACCTACACCCTTGTGGGAGGTGAGTGGGTCACGTCTCCATGCCCCTGGTctagcacagggcaggggggcaTTTCTGTGCCCCTGGCCTAACCCTGGAGAGGGAGCGGGGCATCTCCATGCCCATGGCGTAGCCCTGAGAGGGGGAGCTGGGCATCTCCATGCCCATGACGTAGCCCTGAGAGGGGGAGCTGGGCGTCTCTATGCCTCTGGCctagcccgggggggggggggcataactGGGTGTTTCTGTGCCCCTACCTTacctgtcggggggggggagggaggaggctgggtTTGGGGCTCGTAGAGGCTCATGGCTCACTCGCGCTCTGTGGGGACCTGGCAGGGCCGCGGAGGTAGTGTCTGCAGTGGAAATAAgggggctctgtggtgggggctCTCCGCACTCGGGGTGTGGGGCAgcatcccctccccactgctaCCCCGGTGGGCAGTGGAGCCCAGGCTCATCAAGGCCTTTCTTTGCCAGGCAACACCAATGAGCACTTCCGGCTGGCGGGCAGTACCCTGCTGCACTCTGCCTTCTCCGATCCATCCGACAGCATCCGCGAGCCCCGTACCTTCGAGCTGCTGGTGGAAGTGACGGACAGCTTCAGTGCGCCACGCCACAGCACCACAGCCACGCTGGTTGTGCATGTGATGCCCTGGGCCACTGCCACGCCCAGCACCGCCACCACGCACACGGtgagccagggagctctggggtGCCCCCAACTCATCCCCTGCCCATCAGCCTGCTCTGTTCTCCTGAGGTAGTCCTATGGCCCAGggtaactcccccaccccctagccTGTTCCAGCCCCCCAGCATGGCTGCCCCATGGCTTctgcttccccctgcctcccccccgtCCATGTCCCCTGTGGAGGGCTGCTCCTATCCCCATTTGTTGTGGGCACAGCCCCCGGCGTTGGCAAGGGAACAGGGATGAGTCTGTGGTTGAGGTACccgctggcaggctgggctgagctgagccTGTGCTGggatgtgtgggggtgggggtgggggtagtcTCCTTTCCTAGGGCTCCAGTCTGTGTCCTGGAGTCAGCCTAGAGCCCACGCTGTGCCAGACTTTCCTGGCCCCCCCTTTTCTGGCAGGGTGTCGGGCACAGGGAGGTTATGCAGCCGCCTGTGACATGGTGCCCCAAGCTGCGCTGAGGCCCAGTGCCCCGTGTTGCAAGTGCATGGAGCTGCTTTGTCCCATGAAACTGCTGCCCACAGTCCgcagagctccctgccccaccatgcCCACATCCCAGCTTGCCAGGCCTCCCATCACTTTGCTGTCTGCTGGCAGACCCTGCGGAAGGAGCCGCTAGTCGTCACCCTCACCGAGCGGTTCTGGGCACCCTCGCCCTGGTTTGTGGTGGTGCTGACTGTCtctgtggcactgctgctggtggcgctGGCATGGCTGGCCTGGAAACTCCTGTGCAGGTGAGTGCTGACATGCAGGGTGGCGTGGGCAGGGCTGCCAGGCAGGACACACCCTGCCATGGCCAGGGTCCACCTGGTCAGGAGGGGCTTTCAGGGCTCTGCCAGGGATAGCAGCCCACCTGCCCCCTGTTCCTGGCCCCTAGGGCAACAGGGGCCCagacccctgcccttccccacttcCCTGTGCTCCTCATTGCAGGCCTGCTCCGGCAAGTCAGCGCAGCCACTCCTACAGGACAGGTGAGAGCCTCTCCCCGCACCTCTGGGCACCATTGGGGCACTGGCCCAGCCTGAGGAAGCGTAGGGGACCCAGCCCTAAAGCTGGGTGTTGGGGACCCCATTGGAGCCAGTCCTGGGCCAGGGCCCTtcctgttaccagatttgcccgctACTATGGGGTATgttcatttattagggttactcttcagGGATGGGAGGTGTCtataattctatcaatgtactgcttgtgtcacttgtatTTTCAAaaggagctctacttctcccttctgcaagtccccttcCAAGGGaactatcctgcaggacctaggttccccaggactgggctcctccagccccagaatcagatgaacacacacacatacacattaacagagcaagtctgagtggaccaagtcaatcagcactctcaagctgaccccTTTCATGGTCCTGGACTCAGTGGGCTGGGTCAAGCAGgatttccaagctgccacccttatatgcccctggactcaATAGACTGGgccaagcagcacttccaagccaCAGGTACCGCACTGGAATAGAGTacacctgagcaggctgggtcaaaGAGCACTTCCAGGCTGCCCCCTCGTATGTCacaggttcagcatgtccctatccccactttcacgttacaattgaaaagtagtaacccacttgatgagcaaaccccacagtatttttgggcgctacagggatctttagcttaggtaagaggagcgttgctgcagagtaaatgggggagccaaaaaaacaaaagaataaagttcagagagagacggagggaagcaaccagcttaaccataaaagttatttattgaataatagtgataactacacaaggagagcctaaacaaacataacagttacattattaaagattACAAAAGTCAGATATAGAAAACTATGCCTAATCAAACAAGTCAGGGTTAAAAAgttatacctgaggtagaaaagaaaacagagagagagagagagggctggggtctcaccactccatgaagcttgaactggtcgtggttcccaggtgatgggggtagctcagggtcctgagtgctggagagaggcagagcccccagcacgatcaggcAGGAGAAGTAGTCCCAGTGGAACTCAtacagagtttggatccaggcatcagaacacgtACTTGAGTGTgagtaggggtttttgtagggaaacaacaatggttcaagggagaaaactagatttgtttatgggtataCTGAtaactcaagggttttctttaggctagacaataggaactgatcattcctggctatgggtggtgttccttcAAGGGAGTTTACAATGCAATttggcagcttcagtattttggatatcagtcaaggattcattactagaattggtctgataactgctgagctgggtgtgtgcaggcgtgggttcattaacatctgaagCAGggatcccccatgatgcagtacttccctgcttttctggtcccagagttcaatGTGGTaatctgttcttcattctgtatgctaatggagatgtctccctgtcccatctttgatgcagctgaggctaggggagttgccttaatactgtcacccttgtcaggaggggtttaggtgtgtctcccactgccttttcattacTCTCTgttgggcatggctacactggaaactgtCAAAGTGCtcgtaatccacctccatgaggggattagctctgagcactgggagcacggtgctccccccccaccccctgccctgagccagcaagttagagtgctataaaatgtaagtgtagccaagccctaaatcTTTCCTCCAATCGGTTTTGGTTCAAACagaggctgaggggggagggggtgtccttcatgagtcagacaggctggatactgtgccctggttccccaagaacacagagctgactggtatcattctggggggggggggtccgctCCGTCTCTGGGGCTGGGCCGCATTGGGGCTAGACATGCTAAGCTGGGACTCGGCTGGCAGACAGCAGATCAATCTGGGAGGGGCCGCGCCTTTGCCATGGGTTGGCACCGACCCTGGACCCTTTGCCGTGGTAGGGGTGCTGCGCTGCTGGAGACCTGAGAGCTAGCTCTGGCCACATGTGGGCACTGGGTGCTAGGCTGCCCTGCTAGAGCAGAGGCTGGGACAGCCCCACAATGAATGGCACCTTCCTCCCAtagggctctgcagctcctggggggCTTGGCACCCTACCGCACCATGCTGTTTCCCTATGCCCCTCTCAGAATGACCAGCCCTGTGCACCACAGCCTGCCATGGTGCCTGTTGCCTGGCATGGGACCCAAGCCTCACCCAAGGAAGCTCCTTGTGCTCCGTATCCTGAAGGCACtgatggcaggggctgccccgctgccaggctgggagctccagtgcctaggtatccagcagagggtgctcgggctgtgggaggggcacaTGCCAGCACAGGTGGTAGGTGCCTGGCTCTTTGGGGTCCTGCCCCACATGGGGCCCATGCCCTGACTATCCTCTCACTCCCCTCAGGGCCTTGTCAGACCCACATGTGGCAAAGAACAACGCAGCCCCGGGAGAGCTGGACAAGGAGACAGGCTGCGCCAGCATCCTCAGCTTGGTACAGACGCCTCATCCGAGCATGTGTCAGGCAGGAGCCCTGCCAAGGCTGTCCCCAGAGCACTGCACCCAGCCTGTGCACCTGCCAGGCCCCCACTGCCACCTCACCCCCCGAGCCTGGCACAGCCTGCAGTTGGCATGGCCTATGACAGCTCCCCCAAGATGTTGGGCACCTTCCCCTGCgtacctgccctgcccccagcgcccgCTGCTGGCTCTGTCCCCCCAGTgcgcctgccccgccccccagcatcccctgctGGCTGTCCCCCCAAGTGTGCCTGACCCGcaccccagcagcccctgctggtTCTGCTTTCCAGTGCAccggccccgctcccccagcaccccctgctggctgtGCCCCCCAGTGTGCCTGCCCCATTCTCCCCTCAGttgccctgccccactctcacagcaccccctgctgggggaAGTCGGTGTTGCCTTATCCGTACAGCTCTGGCTCTCAGGTGGAGTTTGGGGCTCTGCACTGAACAGCCGCTCTCTGCTCTTCTCTCCACAGCAGGAGCAGTTTGATGGCCGCGCCCAGGACCCCAGTGAGTGCCAGGCCGgggcccttccccacctcctccaagCCAGTTCCGGCCCCCTACATTCCACCCTCTTCTCATAGCCAATGCaggccctctgccctcccccatctcctcccagcCAGTGCCACCTCCTGCTCTCCCCAACCTCCTCCAAGACAGGGCCaggcccctgccctccccccacctcctgccagtcagtgccagcccccttccctcccctccccacacctcctcccagccagtgctgtccccctccactcccctcccagccagtgcaggccccctgccctcctgccatctcctcccagCCAGTGCCAGCCCCCTGACCTCCCCTCGTCCTCCCAGCCAGTGCCagaccccagccctcccccactgcctACCAGCCAGTGCTGGCCCCCTGCATCCCCCCTTCTCCCAGACAGTGCAGTGCAAGCCCCctgtcctcccccacctcctgccagccagtgccagccccagccctgccctacctCCTGCCAGCCAGTCCTCCCCACATCACCTCCCAGCTAGTTCCAGCCCCCTgcattccaccccctcctcccagccagtGCCGGCCCTCTCCCAGGCAGAGcaggccccctgccctcccccacctcctcccagccagtgccgtcccctgccctctcccacttcctgccaGTCAgtgccagcccccttccctcccagccagtgcaggctccctgccctcccccacctcctctcagCCAGTGCCAGGCCCCAGCCCTCCCTCACCTCTTACCCGCCAGTGCCggccccctgccttccccccacctcctcccagccagtgccagccccctgccctccaacaCCTCCTTCCTTGGagtgccagctccctgccctcccccactaaGCGAGAGGGCATGGCTGGAACCAGGGCTTTGCAGGCGAGGCGCCACCCCATGGAAGAGTCTTGCCCCCTCttgggctgtcaggggacagctGTGCACgtgggcagtggtgggcaaaggGCCCGTCACCCCCCTACTTTGGAGAACTTGAGCACATCTGGGGCACTAAGACAGTTGAGCCCTTGCCTGCCCCATGGCACCACAGGGGTGGCCATGCCACATCTGAGCGggggcccttggggcagggacaaagTGCCACTCCCACTTGGCCCCTTTTGGTCGCTCATGTCCCCACCCACGTTAcagcccttccagccccacagcctgTGTGCAGAGCCTGGCGGCTGACCCTGGCGAGAGCCCAAGAGGGAGGTGGCCCTGCCCAGGATGACGTGCACCATGCTTTCTATCTCAAGTTACAGGTCAGGATTACCTCTTCAACAGCAGCACTGGAGCGCGCCGCTGGATCTGAGCAGGCATCACCTCCCTTGGTCTGAGTGGacacagctcccccccccacacacacacactttccccctGCACTTTGTCTGAGGGGGCTCTGTCCGCCCCCTCGAGTCCACCCAGCACAGCCTCTGCAGACAGGCCATCGCTGGGTCCCAAGAATGGGCCAGGCTGTAACTTTCTACTCTGTGCACTAACCAAGGACCATCTGCATGGGGTCCCAGACACccaataaaccctcctgcttgTACCGCGCTGGCTAAGTCACCACAATGCCGGGGGTGCAGTGCTCCCTCTGGGAGTGCAGGTCTCCCTCAGTGCCCATCGCAGAACTACTCGCTGCAGGGAGCTCACAGAAATGGGGGTTAGAGGCTCCAAGGGTCGGACCCAGGTGGTGGTGAAGCTGCGTGTCTTACCCTAGGCAGCAAGAACCTAAAGGGGCTGGCACACTGAGGGGTCCTGCCAGGACAACTCCAGAGCCAGGAGGCTAGGTCCCACCCAACAGAAGTGAAGTCATCCTGGGGAAAAGGGGCACCAAGTTAAACGCAGGGTTCACTGCCATTCGGGCCCGGCTAGAGGAGAGCAGAGGGTGTAAGGGGCCAGCCGTGCCCTGTGTCGTTCACTACACCGAGCAGTgactggaaaaggggaagagcCATGTGGGCACCGCCAACACAAAGGGCTGTGGCTCAGGCCAGAGGTGCGGAGAATGGCATGCAGGGGAGGAATCTGCTGAGGTGCCAGTTGGATTTTAGCTTTAAAATCTAACAAACGGGCTTTGCCAACTGGCTCACAATGCACGGGACAGCAGCGCCTGGCACAAAACAGCCCCTCTGCATCCCTGAACAAACCAACAGCTACCAGCCACCCCAACTATCCTGAGCAAAACACtggccccccccaaacctccctcct encodes:
- the CDHR4 gene encoding cadherin-related family member 4, which codes for MGPRGHQSLLLLLALCATGAFVSATVLSGLPTTVSVMESAGPGTIIVEFNLTCQNETSIPTPVFTLQSTPPTYFFNQPIIAHHASPTPHYSVQITLSPSVALDTRQVNQYTLTLEATCPGETPANGQLFVQVHTVDGPPQCMARFASQVGELVQVSEDVAPLMPIYTVVLRRPASWLRFTIKDNDTPLTIDRAGQVLAPGSGFIPAHAGQAFRLQILVTDRSGRNCSGAVTVRVLPVHHPHINFTAAWRSVAVLEKRGAMQLVTQVQAQGDNVRYEIIAPAAHGLYTIDTVTGELRNTYELDLQRSPEVAHTQLLVRAYDMLHPSDSDIMGLNITVLPTNTLAPHCSPAVLLAQVPEDTPIGWTLAMLTCTDPDASNSSLRYQVEGDQRSRYSFRMQGPQLQVNETLDYDSAASARFQYVATILVTDNGQPPLSTHVPVLVTVTPKNEHSPACPASAMFSVPEDAAFGDTVGRVNGTDLDYPFDNIEYSIAGGTGASPPAFYVGPRTGEIHVLSPLDYESKQVYILTVQLRDMANDADPHHQRSALCDITIQVQDTNDQPPRCMPPFQEFFIYSTRDPSLPLTQLQCSDKDESTMLPLTYTLVGGNTNEHFRLAGSTLLHSAFSDPSDSIREPRTFELLVEVTDSFSAPRHSTTATLVVHVMPWATATPSTATTHTTLRKEPLVVTLTERFWAPSPWFVVVLTVSVALLLVALAWLAWKLLCRALSDPHVAKNNAAPGELDKETGCASILSLQEQFDGRAQDPITGQDYLFNSSTGARRWI